The DNA window AATGGAGCCACTTTTGATATCAATTCATCATAATCAGCAGTTGAAAAGCTCCATAGCTTGGATTtagaatctaaaaataatggtAGTTaagaattgtgttttattgtttatagatCATAGTAACAAGTAAATCTTACCATAGTTCTTTGAtggtattgatttaaaaatatttattagggGTAAACAAAATTCTGAGGGATTTACTTCAAATCTATCCTCTGATACCAAGGATAATGCTCCGCTGACAACTTCTGTTACTGGTACAAATGTATCTACTGACAcgctattttctttttttatataaggatGGAAAGAGTGGTTACTATAAAACTCTTTAAGGGGACCATAACCAGAGTTTTGACTCGTTGAAGGCCCTGGAGAACCTTTGGTTTGATAAGGTTGGGTtcggttttttattttttgtaaagcGGCTAAacgttttctttcaatttctTCTTTAGTACATGCCATGTCTTGCTTACGTTTCCAAAACTTTAGATTTGATACCGAGCCCAGTTAAGTGCTTGGCGCACACCTTGCGGCATGTTAATTACAAAAGCACTTTTTAATCGGGTTCTAGAGACGTAagtgtttgttattattgtgAGTTGAATTGACAGTTTACTTCTGAGTTCTGATACAgtgatgatataaatataatcaatggGAAAAGCAAAGGACTTTAGTCCATAGGCCATACAGCCAACCGCCAGGTCTTGTATTTTGTAATCTAAGTTGTAACTTGTTAGTTGTTACACTTGGTTTGAATTTGTAACGACAATtgacttttaaaatacaatcaaaCTCGTGAAATATCTCTCCAGAATGGAATTAGCGACCCAATTGTTATAATCTGTGGAACCTTACAATTTTTGGACTTTgacatttcaatttaaaattttatacataaaacaagTTTCTGACTAAAGTTTTCTCAACTGCTATAACTAAAACTTTCCCTTTGCCTGCATCAAgaataatcaattaaaatgtcTGAGAAAAGTAGCcctataaaatactttttaagtgGTGGCTTTGGTGGTGTTTGCACAGTTTTAGCAGGACATCCAATGGATACAATTAAAGTAAGATTACAAACGATGCCTCTACCGCAACCAGGACAGAGAGCCTTGTACGCTGGCACTATAGATTGTTTCCAAAAAACTGTTCAGAGGGAGGGTTTCAAAGGTCTTTACAAGGGTATGTCAGCACCATTAACTGGAGTGGCACCAATATTTGCTATAAGTTTTTTTGGATTTGGATTAGGGAAAAAGCTAATAAAGTCGGATGAGGAGCAAATACTTACTAGAACAGAGCTGTTTGCAGCTGGTGCTTTTTCAGGTATATTTACCACATCTATCATGGCTCCAGGTGAGAGAATTAAATGCTTACTTCAAATTCAACAAGGTGGCAGTGGACCACAAAAGTACAGTGGTATGCTGGACTGTGCCAGGCAGTTATATGCAGAGGGTGGGatcaaaagtatttataaggGTAGTGTTGCCACCATTTTGAGAGATGTGCCTGCAAGTGGAATGTATTTTATGACCTATGAGTGGGTTAAAGAGGTGTTAGTACCTGAGGATGCTAgtgctaaattaaaaatgttggcAACAGTAGTTGCTGGGGGTTGTGCTGGTATAGCTAACTGGCTAGTAGGCATGCCAGCTGATGTTTTGAAGAGCAGGTTACAGACTGCCCCAGAGGGGACTTACCCTAATGGTATGCGAGATGTGTTCAAACAGTTGATAGAAAAAGAAGGACCTACAGCTTTATATAAAGGCGTAGCTCCAGTTATGATCAGAGCTTTCCCAGCAAATGCTGCTTGCTTTGTTGGATTTGAATTGGCTATCAAATTCCTTGACTGGGTAGCCCCTAATCTTTGATTACTACTTCTAGTCTAGcaacaaatttgtattatagtaGATAAGATTAAATGAATGTTACATATATGATAAACTCCTAATGCCAGATGCTAGATTTGCATacattttttgatttatttttgttatagtgtaactttttataaatgctcattaaaaaatcttttattaaaaaaatatatttcttaaaattgtttactatattatattcagaagaacagatttttttaagttcaagATGTGATAAGTGCcttttgaaataaacttttttatttttgcctgTTTAAGTGTTGTTTATTTTCCTCATATTTGTGCTAAGGAAATAGAGTATTCATTACAACTCAATTGAAACATTGAACTAtggatatatgtatatgttaaattttaataaaactctcTACGAAACCTGATCTccataattttgttttcatgcACTTgtctttttaagaattttttattgacaattCTAGGAGACTTTTTCTCAGAACAttcttcctttttttttaatcccaGTCCAGTTCGGTCTTTCTTCATAACTGCTTTAATTGGATATTTAGAACCAGTGCCATCTGGACCTAATCCTCTGTCTTTGTCCCAACCTTCTTTCAACATGATTTGAAATCCCTTATTTGATTCAGGAATAACATAGGTTGTTGGGATTTTCTTTCCTTTACtgacatttatattatgtagtgtAGATGATAAATGCTTTTCTCTGTCAGAAAAAAATGAGTTACTGCAAATTGGGCACTGATAGtcttctttttttatgttaacttgtgttttttttgttttgatatctTCAGAAGCTTGCATAAGAAGTATATTAGCTAGCACAATATTCTTGTTTTGTATGACTAGGCTTTGGGCAGAGTTTCCAGCTTTATCTCTCACAGTTGTGTCAATACCGCGTTTTATTAGTTCTTTTACAATATCTACTGAATTTGCCTGACATGCAATCATCAGCAAACTCCAACCAAATTCATCTTTCAAGTAAATTTTATCTGGAAAAGTATCCAAAGTAGATTTCACCACATCAATGCAATTGTTTTGAACACTTTGAAATAATTCTTGATCCGTCAGGCTAGGATCAATGTTACGTTTACGAAGTAATTTTTCAGGCACATTGGATTCATAATTTGAAACTTTGTAAGGATCTTCTATATTTCTTACTTCTTCTAAATAGAGTTTCCTAGCTTCCTTTCCGCTAAGCTTTGGGATCGGAAAATTCGTAGATGGTGCAATAGCTGCATCATCAATTGTTGGACGGACGAAATTACTGTAATCCTTATGGTACATTGCATTGGACAAGTTAGGTgcgaaaacaaaatatcttcatacctatcaaacaaatatttgatacAAATTAGCCTCACAAACTAtatccatttttttaaattctaagtatgataaacattattatgataatattagtacattaaaatacatacaaaatcataaatgttcataacaaaatacaaatgtgAAGTATGACAACTTGgaaaatattgacaaaaaataacttgaaatgtcattttaactgtaacagataatataagtttttatatatttatagatcaTTCAAAACGTATGGGAACTGTATTGTAAATCGTGAATGTCCTTTTGAGTCTTATAAAGTCAGCTGTAGTCACGTCTGttcttttttgaattttttcagcgaaaatagtaattttgagaaataatttaaaaaaaaaatcttttgaactTTGTGTATGTCTCAGACTAAAGACTTGTTAAGCCGGCCCCTCTCACGGGGCACGTCGATGTCCTTGCCAATACGACAAATCATGACAATCGCTTTATTTAGTTGCTTGCTACATCTACAAGAGGgtcaaatgataaaataattgcattaCCTACTTACCTTTCAATATTATGCCTACTGTGTATaccaaaacttaaaataaaaaatatattatgccagtataaatataattttaccatTTACACTCTGATGCTCACATCCTCTCATGGAGAGTATGCATCATGCATGGgcaattattatgatattatttatgtagcaattatttatatacagaaaaaGCTTTATCTCCTATATATAGAAACCTGTTAGGAgttctttaaattatgaatgatttttttcctaaaacattaaataataaataaaataaattctacagATAGTCTGTTACttcatttattacatatttcctTTGCAATACTTTTTAAAGCGTCTGTTTGTTCTTTTAacagctttaatttttgtctaaaataatcttttttgaaattaataaagtcttcttttagtttcatttttcttttttcatttgataataatatgtcacaatttatattacaaccTGTGGGTTCACAATCatgatcattatttttataattactctTATGGTTAGATTTTGTATTGGTGGGTTGTGATTCTATTGCAAAAACTTTTTCTTCCTGTGGTGAGGCCGGTTCACTGATGGATTCATGGGAGAGATTCTCATCATGAAATATCTCTTGATTTTCATCTAACATCACAAATTCTGTAGTTTCTGTAATATCCTCATCATTCTTAGAAGTTGAAAGGTATTCCTCTTCTAGTTTAGTAATTAGAGTTTTTATTGATGGtccatcatttatttttactgaattccttttaaaatattttgatctCATATCCTGCCATGACTGAAAATTTTGGTATGTTAGCTCAcctatagattttattatttggatCTTgtgtgattaaaataataaaatttgtgtgtttacaatatttcatacaccaatagttattatttacatattttgccTAAGTTTAGCAGACCACTTATCTTATTAACTTACTTTTTTCCATTGACGCCAATGTTTTTTAGATCCAGGGATAGAATTACATTCTTTTGCTATGCTTTGCCATACCCGTTGAGCATCCATATTAGTAAAGTTTTGTGTTCTTTTTCCAGATAATAACATTGGGTGTTTTGATAAAagttcaattaattttttcttttgtgtAGGCGTTACATATAAGTTTcgctttctttttctttcctccatttattaagaatttgaattttcctgttaagtttaaatattatttaaacgtaGGCGGACtgcttaataaatttgtatgaattatttaaaaatttagttcttatatatttatttttataacaacaaCACTAATCACAAGGGATGTAAAAacacctaaataaaaaatctactaaAGGAATATAGccatacataaaacattatattatacgcctaactttaaataatcttaatttttgtttggtgATTGTTACGCCACAGATTactatattagtatattaaaaaaatactatacgtTGTACCACAGATTACTTATATGACAGTAATCTGTggtattagttattataatatatagatactCGTTttgaagatttattattacga is part of the Pieris rapae chromosome 21, ilPieRapa1.1, whole genome shotgun sequence genome and encodes:
- the LOC111000628 gene encoding congested-like trachea protein, producing the protein MSEKSSPIKYFLSGGFGGVCTVLAGHPMDTIKVRLQTMPLPQPGQRALYAGTIDCFQKTVQREGFKGLYKGMSAPLTGVAPIFAISFFGFGLGKKLIKSDEEQILTRTELFAAGAFSGIFTTSIMAPGERIKCLLQIQQGGSGPQKYSGMLDCARQLYAEGGIKSIYKGSVATILRDVPASGMYFMTYEWVKEVLVPEDASAKLKMLATVVAGGCAGIANWLVGMPADVLKSRLQTAPEGTYPNGMRDVFKQLIEKEGPTALYKGVAPVMIRAFPANAACFVGFELAIKFLDWVAPNL
- the LOC111000627 gene encoding G patch domain and ankyrin repeat-containing protein 1 homolog, coding for MYHKDYSNFVRPTIDDAAIAPSTNFPIPKLSGKEARKLYLEEVRNIEDPYKVSNYESNVPEKLLRKRNIDPSLTDQELFQSVQNNCIDVVKSTLDTFPDKIYLKDEFGWSLLMIACQANSVDIVKELIKRGIDTTVRDKAGNSAQSLVIQNKNIVLANILLMQASEDIKTKKTQVNIKKEDYQCPICSNSFFSDREKHLSSTLHNINVSKGKKIPTTYVIPESNKGFQIMLKEGWDKDRGLGPDGTGSKYPIKAVMKKDRTGLGLKKKEECSEKKSPRIVNKKFLKRQVHENKIMEIRFRREFY
- the LOC111000624 gene encoding uncharacterized protein LOC111000624, which produces MEERKRKRNLYVTPTQKKKLIELLSKHPMLLSGKRTQNFTNMDAQRVWQSIAKECNSIPGSKKHWRQWKKSWQDMRSKYFKRNSVKINDGPSIKTLITKLEEEYLSTSKNDEDITETTEFVMLDENQEIFHDENLSHESISEPASPQEEKVFAIESQPTNTKSNHKSNYKNNDHDCEPTGCNINCDILLSNEKRKMKLKEDFINFKKDYFRQKLKLLKEQTDALKSIAKEICNK